The following are from one region of the Thermodesulfovibrionales bacterium genome:
- a CDS encoding flagellar basal body P-ring protein FlgI codes for MVLNPPLLHAERIKDIARFEGYRENQLIGYGLVVGLDGSGDKGIATMQAIANMLQRMGITVRPSDIKAKNTAAVIVTALLPPFPKPGMRVDALVSTIGDAKSLQGGTLLLTPLRGPDGKVYGLAQGPVSIGGFTGGGGGTRVQKNHPTAGKIPEGVIIEREPDFTLSADGNIRLFLLRPDFSTAYEIANKINEFFGNETAIAQDSTSVKIRFPEQYRERPVEFLSLIEGIDIRVDNSAKVVINERTGTVVIGENVKLAPVAIAHGNLTIEIKTTYRVSQPPPLAPESAETVVVPEKEVKVEEEKASLVEVSGATLGEIIRALNALGVTPRDLIAILQALKSAGALRAEIEIM; via the coding sequence TTGGTCCTTAATCCTCCTCTTTTACATGCTGAACGTATAAAGGATATAGCAAGGTTTGAAGGATACAGGGAGAACCAGCTAATAGGTTATGGGCTTGTAGTTGGTCTTGATGGCAGTGGTGACAAGGGTATTGCCACTATGCAGGCCATTGCGAATATGCTCCAGAGGATGGGTATTACAGTAAGACCTTCTGACATAAAGGCGAAGAATACAGCAGCGGTTATTGTTACAGCCCTCTTGCCACCCTTCCCAAAACCAGGGATGAGGGTGGATGCCCTCGTCTCCACCATTGGAGATGCAAAGAGTCTCCAGGGTGGAACCCTCCTACTCACCCCCTTGAGAGGTCCTGATGGCAAGGTCTATGGCCTTGCCCAGGGCCCTGTCTCCATCGGAGGTTTTACAGGTGGAGGCGGTGGTACAAGGGTTCAGAAAAACCACCCGACAGCGGGAAAGATCCCTGAAGGAGTGATAATAGAAAGAGAGCCAGACTTTACACTCTCAGCTGACGGAAATATAAGGCTCTTTTTACTGAGACCTGATTTTTCAACAGCCTATGAGATTGCTAATAAGATAAACGAATTCTTCGGTAATGAGACAGCAATTGCTCAGGATTCAACATCTGTAAAAATAAGATTTCCGGAGCAATACAGAGAAAGGCCTGTGGAATTCCTCTCACTTATAGAAGGCATAGATATAAGGGTTGACAATTCAGCAAAGGTCGTTATAAATGAGAGAACAGGCACTGTTGTGATTGGTGAGAATGTGAAGCTCGCACCTGTTGCAATTGCCCATGGAAATCTAACCATAGAGATAAAGACTACATACAGGGTTTCCCAGCCACCTCCTCTTGCACCCGAAAGCGCAGAAACAGTTGTCGTTCCTGAAAAAGAAGTGAAGGTAGAGGAAGAGAAGGCATCACTTGTGGAAGTATCTGGAGCAACACTTGGTGAGATCATAAGGGCTCTAAATGCCCTAGGAGTAACACCAAGAGACCTGATAG